The stretch of DNA TCGAGGTGACCAGCGATCAAATCGAAGCCCCCGTAGCAGTCCGCTACGCCTGGGCCGACAACCCCGTCTGCAACGTGCAAAACGTCGAAGGCCTACCGCTCACGCCGTTTCGCACCGACGACTGGAAAGGTGTGACCGCGGATTCGCACTAGCCATTCATCGTTGCATGAAGGCAAATCCCCCCCAACCCCCCGGTTCTGCCGGGGGGTTTTTGTGTTTCAGGTCCAGTAAATCAAAGCAATTCGTTTCGTCTCTGCTAGACAAATTCTGCGATTCCGTGGATCAACACCGTACTCGTTGCATTACAGAAGGTGATTAACCGCCGGAGATCGCACATGTCCCAGCCCGCCACCAGCGAACAACCACCCGTTGACCCGCCCCTGTCGCTACGGTTTCGATTATTTTTGTACGCGTTGCTTCTAGCGTGCATCGGACTGCCGCTTGCCGGTTGGTGGTGGATTCGTTACCGCACGGCGGTTGCGCTGGAACTCCAGGGATTGGGTGGAGACGTCACATTTTATGAAGGACAGACCAACGTATTATTCCAATCGCCTCAACGGATCTCTTTGAATTCCAATAAAATTGACGACGCCTTGGTCAGCCAAATCTCCCGCTACGGAAATTTGCAAGAACTGGACCTCAGGGGAGGTGAACTCTCCGAGGTCGGCATGGCTGATTTAGGGAGGCTGACACAACTCAAGAGGCTTTTCTTGTCCAATATGCAGATCAGCGGCGGTCTGGAACACCTCGAGAACCTCACTGATATCGAGGACTTGATGCTGTACGGGGCGACCATTGGCAATGAGGAACTGAAGACGATCGGACGCCTCACAAATTTGCGTTCCTTGAACTTGGGGCGTACGCAAATCACCGATGCGGGACTGCAGCATCTTTCCGGGTTGACCAAACTGAGAGAACTGTGGTTAGCCGACACCAAGATCAGTGATGCTGGGTTGGCCTTTCTACCAACAACAATGCCGCTCGAACTCTTAGATCTTTCGGGTACCAATATCACCGACGACGGGTTGGCGCAATGGAAGCTGGCTACGGCGCCTCGCTTTTTGGATTTACGAAGGACACAAGTCACCGGCCGCGGATTTGCGTCGATCCCATTTTTGCAAAACGTCTCTAGTTTGGATCTCGGCGAAACACCGCTCGATAATGCTGGTTTAAGTGAAATCGGCCAATTAAAAAACCTCGAAGTTTTGCGTCTTTATAAATGCCCCGTCACTGACGCGGGACTGGAAAATTTGAAATCGTTGTCGTCATTGCAAGACCTGAATCTTTCACAAACCAGCGTCACTGAAGAGTCCGTCCCCTTGTTGAAGTCGGCCTGGAGGCTCAAGTCGATATCACTCAAGGGTTTGGATATCAGCGATGACGCGATCATGGAATTTCAGAGCGCTCAGCCAAACTGCAAAATCAGGCGGTGACGTCGCCACGATAGAATTCCTGCAGTCTCGTGGATCAACACACTCGTTCCTGCACCACGGAAGCCGTTGTATACCGCCGGAGATCGCACATGTCCCAGCCCGCCATCAGCGAACAACCACCCGTTGACCCGCCCCTGTCGCTGCGGTTTCGATTATTTTTGTACGCGTTGCTTCTAGCGTGCATCGGACTGCCGCTCGCCGGTTGGTGGTGGATTCGTTCCCGAGCGGCGGTCATGCAGGAAGTTCAGGCGCTCGGTGGAGAGGTCACATTGTTCGAAGGAAGTACGAGCGTCCTGTTTCAATCGGTGAAAGAGATTCGCTTGAATTCTAAAGAGATTGACGACGAGTTGGTCAGCCGTATTACCAGCTATGGAAATCTGGAAGAATTGCGACTCAGCGGAGGGGAGTTGTCCAAAGATGGCGTGGCCGAGTTGGGGAGTCTGACACAGCTCAGGATGCTTTCCCTGACGAATATGCAAATTCCTGATGGTCTGGAAGACCTTGCCAACCTCACTCAGTTGGAGGATCTCACGCTGGACGGGCCAGCGATTGGTGACGAGGAGCTGAAAACGGTTGGTCGGCTCACGAATTTGCGGGCCTTGTATTTGCATCGCACTCAGATCACCGATGCCGGATTACAGCACCTTTCCGGGCTGTCAAAACTGCAAAGACTGATGATTCGCGACACCGGGATCACTGATACCGGGTTGGCTTTTCTGCCAACAACACTACTTCTCGACTACTTGGATCTTTCCGGTACGAATGTCACTGACGACGGATTGGCACAATGGAAGCTGGCTACGGCGCCTCGTTTTTTAAGTTTACGAAGAACGCAAGTCACGGGCCGTGGATTTGCGTCGATTCCATTTATGCAAAACGACGCTGTTCTGGATCTCGGCGAATCACCGCTCGATAATGCCGGTTTAAGTGAAATCGGCCAATTAACAAACCTCGAAGACTTGCGTCTCTACAAATGCCCCATCACCGACGCGGGACTGGAAAATTTGAAATCGTTGTCGTCGTTGCAAGACCTGAATCTTTCACAAACCAAGGTCACCGAAGAGTCCGTCCCCTTGTTGAAGTCGGCCTGGAGGCTCAAGTCGCTATCCCTCCAAGGTTTGGATTTTAGCGAGGACGCGATCTTGGAAATTGAGCGCGCCCAGCCGAACTGTAAAATCAGGCGCTAGTGCTCTGTCAAATCTAAGATTTGGGGTGCCACTGCTGCCGCATTGCCATTAAGGCGATTACGCGAACCGTGTCTCCTGCCGGTCGCTGATGCTACTCAGGTACAGCATCGCTTTTTCCGGTTCGGGGGCGATTTGGATCAGCCTATTGGTTGCCAACAAGACATCGCGACGGCTGATTTGGCCGATGAGCTTGCCGTCGTGAAGCACGGGGAGTCGGCGATAAGGGGTGGTTAAGAAAACCTGAGCAATACCCAACAGATCCAAATCCGCGGTGATTGTTCTAGCTTTCTTGTCGCTAAAATTGTGCACTGCCGTCGAGGGCAACGGGCCGTGCTCGGTGGGTCCTTCCGCCTCGCTCAGGTCGACTTGTCGGCTTTCGGCAATCAAGGCTTCACGGCGGTCATGAACGATGCCCGAGAGGATGTTCTCGTTCAGCAATACATCGCGGCGACTGATTTGTCCCACCAATTTGCCGTCTTTCAGCACGCACAGCCGACGGTAGGGGGTATCCAGAAAAATCTGCGCACATTCCAGCAGAGTCGTCTGTTCAGAAATCGTGCGGCCCCGATCGGGGTTCTTGAATGCGCCGACTTCGGTGGTCGGCATATTTTCATACGCGGCGTCGACCAGCACGCGCATACTCGTTTTTTCGGAAAACACGCCTAGAAAATTGCGATCAGCATCGATGACCGGAACGCCCGACACGTGGTGTTTGAGCAGATAGGCGATAGCCTCGAAGACATCGGTTCGCGGGTCGAGCGTGACTAGTTTTGTTGCCATGAACTGACTGGCGGTCGGCGGCGTCGCACTGGGGTACCCCCGCTCGCTCGCCAAGCGGGCAATGAGCGTGAGCACACTCATGCAGCATTTTTCACTGAACATACCAAGATACGACCGGTCGCCGCCAACTACAGGTGCGCCGGTAATCTTATGTTTCAGCAACGATTTGATCGACTCAAAAACATCCTGGTCGGGATTCAACGTGACCAGTTTTTCGACCATGATGTCCTGCGCAAGTCGCGGGCTTTCCATGGGGCACCTCTCTCGTGTTCCAGGTGGCAACAGCTTGCAGAGTAAGACGTGAATGACCGGCCGTCAGAAGTGGAAGTGCAAAGCACAAGTATACCACTGTGAGAGAAAAAATACGAATTTGTTTTCTGCTCGGGGTTGTTTCGCTCAGCTGTAAGCGCCTGATAGCATTGAATTTCCGAATAAAACCAAGACAATCAATCCGTGTTGCGACAAAGCCGACAACGGTCGTCGGTTTGTTGGGCAATGGACACGATTTTGACGACAGCCCGATGGGGGCGACGTCTTTTTATTATAGGGAGTGAGCCGTGAAAGTCGGAGTTGTGGGATGTGGGTTTGTAGGAGCTACGGCCGCCTATGCGATGGTCATGGATGGCGTGGGACGTCAAATTGTTTTAGTGGATCTCGATCGCCAACGGGCTGAGGCCGAAGCAAATGACATCATGCATGCCGTCCCGTTTTCGCATCCCATGTCGGTCGTTTCCGGAGAGTACAGCGACTTGGCCGGCTGTCGCGTCGTGGTGATCGCCGCCGGTGTCAGCCAGAAACCGGGTGAAACACGATTGCAACTTCTGGAACGAAACACCGCAGTGTTTGAGAAAGTTGTACCACAAATTGCCCAGCATGCCCCGCAGGCCATATTGCTCGTGGCGACCAACCCCGTGGATGTGATGACACACGTCACGGTCAAGCTCGCAGGACGATGCGGAATCGACGAATCCCGTGTGCTTGGATCGGGAACAACGTTGGATACGGCGCGGTTTCGGACATTGTTGGGAAGACAATGCGGCATCGATGCCAAACACGTGCACGCCTACGTGATCGGCGAACATGGCGACTCAGAAGTCTTGACTTGGTCCTGTGCGACAGTGGGTGGGATGCGACTTAATGAATTTCAAAAGTACCGTGACATCCACATTGGAGTCGCTGAAAAAACGGAAATCGACCAAAAGGTCCGTGGCGCCGCCTATGAAATCATTTCCGGCAAAGGGGCAACGTATTATGGAATCGGCGCTGCCTTGTCACGCATTGTCGATGTGCTCATCCATGATCAACGAGCGATCCTGACGATCAGTGCGCGACTGCACGATGTGTTGGGCCTCTCCGATGTCACCATCAGTTTACCAACGCTTGTCGGAGGACAAGGCGTGATCAGTGCCGTGCCCATTTCGCTCAATGACGAGGAAACGGCCGCATTTCATGCCAGCGCCGCCATCGTCCGCGAGGCAACGGAATCGCTCAATCTCTAACCATTGGTCGAGTCTCTCTTGCCAATAAAATGCAAGACGAGCGCCATCATGCCCGATGCGGCGGCGGCGATTGCTAAGCCGCCATAGACTTTAAAATCGCTCCCCGCATATCCAGCGTAGGTGGGCCCCAACGCGCCGATCCCGAAGCAAGCCATATTGCTGAATCCGTAACCGACACTACGGCGATGGAACGGGACGTACTGCGCGATCAGCGAATTATAAATCGGCTGCGTCATAAAATGCACGAGGCCCAACAGGCAGGCAGCAGCGAACCGCGCCGGACCGGTGGCGACGGCCATCCACAGCAGCGGGCCGATGTTGGCGAACATGATCAGCGCCAATTGAATCTGCAATCGACCGGGCCGGGCAAATTTCCCGGCGATTCCTTGTCCCAACACCCCCATAATGAGCACGACCGCCGCCAGGAAATTACGAAAACTGGCAGGCTCTATAAACGAAGGGCGCAACTCAGCTGAGTTCAAATAGCGCGGTAAAAAATGCATGAATCCCGCATAGATGAATCCAGCCATCGCGCCGCCGGCAACCAAAATCAAATAAGCTCCCCAGCGGCCTTCATCGGCTCCGGTTTCACTGTTTGCAGTGGACGTCACGGGCGGTTGGCGGTGTTCGGTCAATCCAAAGAAGAGATAGGCCGCCAACCCCAAGCCCGGGATGACCAGCAACAAATAATACTGCTGCCAAGTCACTGCACCCGTCCAAAAGACAAGTGCTGCTAAAAACGGAGCACCGGCGATACCGATCGAACCAAAGATGCCATGCCAACCCAGCGCAACGCCGCGAGTCTCCGGCGTCGTTTCCCGCGAAATAAACGCCAAACCGGCTGGGTGATAAATGCTGGCAAAACAACCCATGGCGAACATCAATACGTACAACGTGTCGAATGACGTGCAGGTCCAAACCAACAGCGATGTCGCCGCGCAGCCCAGCAAATAGATCACCAACATCGGCTTGGACCCAAAGCGATCCGCGAGCCAACCGGCAAAGAAGGCCCCCACGCCGAACGGCACGCGCCACACCGTTCCCAGCACACCGGTTTGTTCGCGGGCAACGTCAAAATCGTCGCCAATCATCTGTTCCACGCTGGGCAGCGAGAGTTCAAACACGTGCACGAGCGCATGCGCCATCGAGATGAGTATGACCAGACGAAAGGTTGTGGCGTTCATGATCGGCGGGGATCGCTGTGGGCGGCATTGATGGTGATCGTGCGGGCCTTATTCATAGAAGTGCCAGGCGGGAACATCAAGCCCACCGGTGGGTAGGAACCCGTTTTGGAGCGAATAACTGTCCTGCTTTGCACAGGGACTCACGCTCGGCATAGGTCCCCGTGCACGCACCAATGGGATTTCTCGCCACCGGCCACCGGACACTATCCACTCGCCCACGTCAGTTGCGACCGCTGCTTAGCAGCGGCATAATGAGTTCAACAGCGACTTGAAAAATAACGCCAACGGGAGTGGAACAACGATGGAGACGGTCAAACAGCGGTTACAGCGCGATGCGATGGTCATGGTCTGCGGGATTGGGCGGGTCTGCCATCACAACATTGTGCAGATGCTCGGCATGCAGGGCGGAATCGACGCGATTTGGTTCGATCAGGAACATGCGGGGCTGTCGTTTGAAACATTGGAAATCGGCACCATGGCCGCCCGCGCGCACGGGATGGATAGCTTCGTGCGACTGGCACCAACCGATTATGCCGTAATCACCCGTTGCTACGAAGCGGGCGCCGGCGGCATCATGGCGGCTCAAATCGAGTCCGCTGAACAGGCCGAACAAGTGGTGCAGTGGTCCAAATTCTATCCCCGCGGCCATCGCGGATTGAACGGCGGGGGTTTCGACGGTCGCTTCGGAAATACGCCGGCAGCGGAATTCTGTGAACGCGCCAATCGCGAATTGTTCATCGCCATTCAAATCGAAACTGCAGGCGCCTTGGAGCAGTGCGACGAGATCGCCGCCATTGACGGCGTGGACCTGCTGTTTGTCGGCCCGGCCGATTTGAGTCAAAACCTGGGGATCACCGGACAATTCGATCACCCCCGACTGCAGGAGGGAATCGACCGCGTCGCCGCCGCTTGCAAAAAGCATGGCAAACACTGGGGCATCGTCCCCACCTCACCGGAGTCCGCCGACCGCTGCGTCGAAAACGGCTGCA from Symmachiella dynata encodes:
- a CDS encoding leucine-rich repeat domain-containing protein, which encodes MSQPATSEQPPVDPPLSLRFRLFLYALLLACIGLPLAGWWWIRYRTAVALELQGLGGDVTFYEGQTNVLFQSPQRISLNSNKIDDALVSQISRYGNLQELDLRGGELSEVGMADLGRLTQLKRLFLSNMQISGGLEHLENLTDIEDLMLYGATIGNEELKTIGRLTNLRSLNLGRTQITDAGLQHLSGLTKLRELWLADTKISDAGLAFLPTTMPLELLDLSGTNITDDGLAQWKLATAPRFLDLRRTQVTGRGFASIPFLQNVSSLDLGETPLDNAGLSEIGQLKNLEVLRLYKCPVTDAGLENLKSLSSLQDLNLSQTSVTEESVPLLKSAWRLKSISLKGLDISDDAIMEFQSAQPNCKIRR
- a CDS encoding CBS domain-containing protein → MESPRLAQDIMVEKLVTLNPDQDVFESIKSLLKHKITGAPVVGGDRSYLGMFSEKCCMSVLTLIARLASERGYPSATPPTASQFMATKLVTLDPRTDVFEAIAYLLKHHVSGVPVIDADRNFLGVFSEKTSMRVLVDAAYENMPTTEVGAFKNPDRGRTISEQTTLLECAQIFLDTPYRRLCVLKDGKLVGQISRRDVLLNENILSGIVHDRREALIAESRQVDLSEAEGPTEHGPLPSTAVHNFSDKKARTITADLDLLGIAQVFLTTPYRRLPVLHDGKLIGQISRRDVLLATNRLIQIAPEPEKAMLYLSSISDRQETRFA
- a CDS encoding HpcH/HpaI aldolase family protein, translated to METVKQRLQRDAMVMVCGIGRVCHHNIVQMLGMQGGIDAIWFDQEHAGLSFETLEIGTMAARAHGMDSFVRLAPTDYAVITRCYEAGAGGIMAAQIESAEQAEQVVQWSKFYPRGHRGLNGGGFDGRFGNTPAAEFCERANRELFIAIQIETAGALEQCDEIAAIDGVDLLFVGPADLSQNLGITGQFDHPRLQEGIDRVAAACKKHGKHWGIVPTSPESADRCVENGCKMLVPLADVKILNAGIRANKEAYGKYF
- a CDS encoding L-lactate dehydrogenase; the protein is MKVGVVGCGFVGATAAYAMVMDGVGRQIVLVDLDRQRAEAEANDIMHAVPFSHPMSVVSGEYSDLAGCRVVVIAAGVSQKPGETRLQLLERNTAVFEKVVPQIAQHAPQAILLVATNPVDVMTHVTVKLAGRCGIDESRVLGSGTTLDTARFRTLLGRQCGIDAKHVHAYVIGEHGDSEVLTWSCATVGGMRLNEFQKYRDIHIGVAEKTEIDQKVRGAAYEIISGKGATYYGIGAALSRIVDVLIHDQRAILTISARLHDVLGLSDVTISLPTLVGGQGVISAVPISLNDEETAAFHASAAIVREATESLNL
- a CDS encoding MFS transporter — translated: MNATTFRLVILISMAHALVHVFELSLPSVEQMIGDDFDVAREQTGVLGTVWRVPFGVGAFFAGWLADRFGSKPMLVIYLLGCAATSLLVWTCTSFDTLYVLMFAMGCFASIYHPAGLAFISRETTPETRGVALGWHGIFGSIGIAGAPFLAALVFWTGAVTWQQYYLLLVIPGLGLAAYLFFGLTEHRQPPVTSTANSETGADEGRWGAYLILVAGGAMAGFIYAGFMHFLPRYLNSAELRPSFIEPASFRNFLAAVVLIMGVLGQGIAGKFARPGRLQIQLALIMFANIGPLLWMAVATGPARFAAACLLGLVHFMTQPIYNSLIAQYVPFHRRSVGYGFSNMACFGIGALGPTYAGYAGSDFKVYGGLAIAAAASGMMALVLHFIGKRDSTNG
- a CDS encoding leucine-rich repeat domain-containing protein, giving the protein MSQPAISEQPPVDPPLSLRFRLFLYALLLACIGLPLAGWWWIRSRAAVMQEVQALGGEVTLFEGSTSVLFQSVKEIRLNSKEIDDELVSRITSYGNLEELRLSGGELSKDGVAELGSLTQLRMLSLTNMQIPDGLEDLANLTQLEDLTLDGPAIGDEELKTVGRLTNLRALYLHRTQITDAGLQHLSGLSKLQRLMIRDTGITDTGLAFLPTTLLLDYLDLSGTNVTDDGLAQWKLATAPRFLSLRRTQVTGRGFASIPFMQNDAVLDLGESPLDNAGLSEIGQLTNLEDLRLYKCPITDAGLENLKSLSSLQDLNLSQTKVTEESVPLLKSAWRLKSLSLQGLDFSEDAILEIERAQPNCKIRR